One window of Watersipora subatra chromosome 3, tzWatSuba1.1, whole genome shotgun sequence genomic DNA carries:
- the LOC137389931 gene encoding uncharacterized protein isoform X1, with protein MVHQDVEKKGQLLTRFIVESLYGYADRVRENLSVYLNTAEKIRVRISRNSLTLTDRTIWHNKIERVPISLIRECQVDSLSPKICYFANETVTNRYQILVVLCKSADDSFKLVNVLKHKINSQGYYRAHSRWLQNGSFSEVQEKLTPKTKHKTIASVEVASPKLGAKFGWSSSHSRSLPQAPPTPESLRSVGFWSQKLSPTMNAGNRVEEQQKDFTNVSVATSASSQSDQPVPEYAVNVHKKPAVPSLPLQPAQPRQTVDQTIKQNNHHLMGCKNIEEVKVVMRRAKNASNQKAAVDRSRVCVREDMKSTIVQYESDDEDNEKTEAHLQRNSNGIARVVVGGNDSETVLSNTGMDNAEKLIAKDGIARCEAAETDRTSGDGANSADLKSDNDKSMLPENIMENTPATEEFKDKSITGNKVIDQAATTNKISDNSVEGIYDNMRASEEAAEEVPKSSAVSSKPTIQAARNEHSAAFSPEQGSDEQGSDDEDYQLVLTDLKLLTSGFRPDGIVEPRYPHQIIAAQSLSQLNNSMSVSQLSAKTYTKPVESPVLTEPQASTSHIQPIPLRTDSNGQGRCVPKQQEPLARPQSTASGLHLIRGNDLRRSARRTGQYKSIAEYEKMQGNACDMFKEKKRRSNIENMNSINQNRNSVLDNTASNFKEASKTPSSPKHDLFLHRQPLKNSTKVADKATKVNHDPSKNSISVEPRLSNDKEISNRRASLLSITSGPNNVVLRRVRSSSNSVHNHMKKESVKKEKSKSLDRKSCQQPVGKRFDEGVNPNGLTLVGSRASLVSSARMESPSRPLSKKPNALKCIDEQRRSSGMSMIESHKTVSLKPNIQRSSLSQYKKKSHPNTQFRALPTTPEWSLSQQASARKSQNDLTANAWEQNPGFKRFFDSILLYGPEANISKTKIINQPDIVLESLAADSYTPAENSDSESSIRSSASAYWPPELKQQTNFSDDFEEAASWKFHSPMGKRQTVHVS; from the exons ATGGTTCACCAGGATGTAGAAAAGAAAGGACAACTTCTTACTAGGTTTATAGTAGAGAGCCTATATGGATATGCGGACAGG GTGAGAGAGAACCTGTCGGTGTACTTAAACACAGCAGAAAAGATCAGAGTGAGAATTTCACGCAACTCCTTGACCCTTACGGATAGAACAATATGGCACAACAAGATAGAGAGGGTTCCGATCAGTCTTATAAGAGAATGTCAG GTTGATTCCCTCAGTCCAAAGATATGTTACTTCGCCAATGAAACTGTCACCAACCGATATCAGATCTTGGTCGTTCTTTGTAAATCAGCTGACGATTCCTTTAAACTAGTTAATGTCCTAAAACACAAGATAAACAGTCAGGGTTACTACAGAGCACACAGTCGTTGGCTACAGAATGGTAGCTTTTCAGAAGTGCAAGAGAAACTAACTCCTAAAACCAaacataaaactattgcttCCGTTGAGGTCGCGAGTCCGAAACTTGGGGCAAAATTTGGCTGGAGTTCGTCTCATAGTCGCAGTTTGCCACAAGCTCCGCCTACCCCAGAATCTCTTCGTAGCGTTGGTTTCTGGAGCCAGAAGCTGTCGCCAACAATGAATGCCGGGAACAGAGTAGAAGAACAGCAGAAAGACTTTACGAATGTTTCAGTTGCGACTTCAGCATCTTCGCAGTCGGACCAGCCTGTACCTGAGTATGCAGTAAATGTGCATAAAAAACCCGCCGTACCGTCACTACCTCTCCAACCAGCACAGCCGAGACAAACAGTGGACCAAACTATAAAGCAAAATAATCACCATCTAATGGGGTGTAAGAATATCGAAGAGGTGAAGGTTGTTATGAGACGAGCAAAAAACGCTAGCAATCAGAAAGCTGCAG TCGACCGCAGCAGAGTGTGTGTGAGGGAAGACATGAAATCAACTATTGTTCAATATGAAAGTGATGATGAGGATAATGAAAAGACAGAAGCTCACCTGCAACGAAATTCCAATGGAATAGCAAGAGTAGTCGTAGGAGGGAATGACTCCGAAACAGTTTTGTCTAACACTGGTATGGATAATGCAGAAAAGTTAATTGCAAAAGATGGAATTGCTCGATGCGAGGCAGCTGAAACGGATAGAACAAGCGGTGATGGAGCTAACTCCGCAGATTTAAAGTCAGACAATGATAAATCTATGCTGCCGGAAAACATCATGGAAAACACACCGGCTACAGAGGAATTTAAGGACAAATCTATAACTGGCAATAAGGTCATCGACCAGGCTGCTACTACGAATAAGatctctgacaattctgtggaAGGGATCTATGATAACATGAGAGCCAGTGAGGAGGCTGCTGAGGAAGTACCAAAGTCTAGTGCAGTTTCGAGCAAACCGACAATTCAAGCGGCGCGCAATGAACATTCAGCAGCCTTCAGTCCTGAGCAGGGCAGCGATGAGCAGGGCAGCGATGATGAAGACTATCAACTAGTACTCACAGACCTTAAATTACTAACCAGTGGTTTTAGACCGGACGGTATTGTAGAGCCACGATATCCTCACCAGATCATCGCTGCCCAGTCACTCAGTCAACTCAACAACTCGATGAGTGTGAGTCAGCTTTCAGCAAAGACCTACACAAAGCCTGTTGAATCTCCAGTTTTAACGGAACCACAAGCATCGACTAGTCATATTCAGCCTATACCACTTAGAACAGATTCAAATGGTCAGGGACGATGTGTACCAAAACAACAAGAACCGTTAGCTCGACCTCAGTCTACAGCCAGCGGACTGCATCTAATAAGAGGGAACGATCTTCGCCGCAGCGCAAGAAGAACTGGGCAATACAAGTCGATTGCTGAATATGAAAAGATGCAAGGAAATGCTTGTGATATGTTCAAGGAGAAGAAGCGCAGATCAAACATAGAAAATATGAACTCTATTAACCAAAATAGAAACTCAGTTCTTGATAACACAGCATCAAATTTTAAAGAAGCTTCCAAAACACCAAGTTCACCAAAGCACGATCTTTTTTTGCATAGACAGCCTTTGAAGAACTCAACTAAAGTCGCAGATAAAGCTACCAAGGTTAACCATGACCCTTCCAAAAACTCTATTTCTGTTGAGCCGAGGCTTTCGAATGATAAGGAAATAAGCAACAGGCGTGCTTCATTACTTTCCATAACCTCTGGTCCCAACAATGTTGTCCTTAGAAGGGTTAGAAGCTCAAGCAATAGTGTTCATAATCACATGAAGAAAGAATCAGTTAAAAAGGAAAAGAGCAAAAGTTTGGACAGGAAATCGTGTCAACAACCAGTTGGTAAAAGGTTTGATGAAGGAGTTAATCCAAATGGGCTTACATTGGTCGGCAGCAGGGCCAGCCTCGTCAGCAGTGCTCGAATGGAGTCACCTAGCAGGCCACTCAGCAAAAAACCAAATGCTTTGAAATGCATAGACGAGCAACGTCGCAGCAGCGGCATGTCAATGATTGAAAGCCATAAAACTGTATCTCTAAAGCCAAACATTCAACGTTCTTCCCTATCGCAATATAAAAAGAAGTCACACCCAAATACGCAGTTTCGAGCTTTGCCTACAACACCGGAGTGGTCTCTCTCTCAGCAGGCATCAGCACGCAAATCGCAGAATGACCTAACTGCTAATGCGTGGGAACAGAACCCGGGTTTCAAACGATTTTTTGACAGTATACTATTGTATGGACCAGAGGCTAACATATCAAAGACTAAAATAATCAATCAGCCAGATATTGTGCTAGAGTCTCTTGCTGCCGACAGCTATACTCCAGCGGAGAACTCAGATAGCGAAAGTTCAATCAGATCTTCTGCATCAGCTTACTGGCCTCCAGAACTCAAACAGCAAACTAACTTTTCTGATGACTTTGAAGAGGCAGCTAGTTGGAAGTTTCATAGCCCAATGGGTAAAAGACAGACAGTACATGTGTCCTAA
- the LOC137390555 gene encoding uncharacterized protein: MRLANEKRDLIIHLPQQGESNKQIAKEVQCSMKGVAGLVNRWKSTGTTDDRKGRGRKRKSSTRDDRSLVRLSLSDRKKTSTDLRREWKAYTGVEASSSSARRRLIENGLRRCKARRKPLLSEKQKKKRLARAFGPQSDRKFMAKSVHGN, translated from the coding sequence ATGAGGTTGGCCAATGAGAAGAGAGATTTAATCATTCACCTTCCTCAGCAAGGGGAATCAAACAAGCAGATTGCTAAGGAGGTTCAATGTTCCATGAAAGGTGTTGCTGGACTTGTCAACAGATGGAAGTCGACAGGCACGACAGATGATCGTAAAGGCAGAGGGAGAAAACGCAAAAGCTCTACCAGAGATGACCGCAGTTTGGTGCGACTTTCACTTTCTGACAGAAAGAAAACCAGCACTGACCTGCGACGAGAATGGAAAGCGTATACTGGAGTAGAAGCCTCATCTTCATCAGCGAGGAGAAGACTGATTGAAAATGGATTGAGAAGATGTAAGGCAAGACGAAAGCCACTGCTGTCAGAAAAGCAGAAGAAGAAACGTTTGGCAAGGGCCTTCGGACCTCAATCCGATAGAAAATTTATGGCAAAAAGTGTGCATGGAAATTAG